A part of Candidatus Moraniibacteriota bacterium genomic DNA contains:
- a CDS encoding 23S rRNA (adenine(2503)-C(2))-methyltransferase RlmN has protein sequence MELKTRESLFQQLFPHEPSFRYRQIVCALFNPILTGWESVTTLSKSMRDELSAQIPWMSVRAVAVMESRRGDTKKAVLECIDGARVETVLMRNARGHWSVCVSSQVGCAMGCTFCATGSMGLMRNLTTDEIIDQFRFWLYILEEEVSSEAESKLISNVVFMGMGEPLANYDSVREAVRILLASTSLGTTRITVSTVGLLPAMRRLLADPLWLPVRLAVSLHSADSSTRKRLMPSSFDSFLDDLAQWTSDYFAQHDERRRHLTFEYILLRGVNDGVEDAKKLIDFSRRVGKVKINLIPYNQTASDHRESEESRVSDFLVQLKQSGVVATVRKAMGDDIAAACGQLVVEGNKQ, from the coding sequence ATGGAACTGAAAACTCGAGAAAGTCTCTTTCAGCAACTTTTCCCTCACGAGCCGTCTTTTCGGTATCGTCAAATTGTTTGCGCGCTGTTTAATCCTATTCTCACAGGGTGGGAGAGTGTGACGACGCTTTCGAAAAGTATGCGGGATGAGCTCTCTGCGCAGATTCCTTGGATGTCGGTTCGAGCGGTTGCAGTTATGGAGAGTCGGCGTGGGGATACGAAGAAGGCCGTGCTTGAGTGCATAGATGGCGCGCGAGTCGAGACGGTCTTGATGCGGAATGCGCGCGGACACTGGAGTGTGTGCGTGTCGTCGCAGGTGGGGTGTGCGATGGGGTGCACGTTTTGTGCGACGGGGAGTATGGGCTTGATGCGCAATCTCACGACGGATGAAATCATTGATCAGTTTCGTTTCTGGCTATATATTCTCGAGGAAGAAGTGTCTTCGGAAGCGGAGTCAAAACTGATTTCGAATGTAGTCTTCATGGGAATGGGAGAACCTCTGGCGAATTATGATTCGGTGCGCGAGGCGGTACGCATATTACTTGCTTCTACCTCTCTCGGAACAACGAGGATTACGGTATCGACGGTGGGACTTCTGCCGGCGATGCGGCGACTCCTTGCGGATCCTTTGTGGTTACCGGTTCGCCTTGCTGTGTCGCTTCACAGTGCTGATTCGTCGACGCGGAAGCGTCTTATGCCCTCGTCATTTGATTCGTTTCTCGATGACTTGGCTCAGTGGACGAGTGACTATTTCGCACAACATGATGAGCGACGACGACACCTTACCTTTGAATACATTCTCCTCCGTGGTGTGAATGATGGCGTGGAAGATGCAAAGAAACTTATCGACTTTTCTCGTCGAGTTGGCAAGGTCAAAATAAATCTCATCCCGTACAATCAAACAGCAAGTGATCATCGTGAGAGTGAAGAAAGTCGAGTCTCGGACTTTCTTGTGCAACTCAAACAATCGGGTGTCGTGGCAACGGTGCGAAAGGCGATGGGGGATGATATTGCCGCCGCTTGCGGACAGCTCGTGGTGGAGGGGAATAAACAATAA
- a CDS encoding YggT family protein, giving the protein MSLPGIVKSFLMLLLGAIEFFLGMHFILRLFGANPEASFVRFVSETSAPLLAPFADVFRSGHVVGFVFDFSTLLALFVYVFIGYLLIELMQYLDRSR; this is encoded by the coding sequence ATGTCTCTCCCGGGTATTGTTAAAAGCTTCCTCATGTTGTTGCTTGGCGCGATAGAATTTTTTCTCGGGATGCATTTTATCCTGCGGCTCTTTGGGGCGAATCCGGAGGCGTCGTTTGTGCGATTTGTTTCTGAGACGAGCGCGCCGCTTCTTGCACCGTTTGCGGATGTGTTTCGGAGCGGGCACGTGGTTGGGTTCGTATTTGATTTTTCGACGCTTCTGGCGCTTTTTGTATACGTATTTATAGGGTACCTCTTGATTGAACTCATGCAGTATCTTGATCGATCACGCTAG
- a CDS encoding threonylcarbamoyl-AMP synthase — protein MMNASFSEAAHLIARGDIGILPTDTLYGFVASARSPHAVERLYRARGRDKRKPCIVLIEQLVDVEYFDVSFSPQVELMLQNFWPGAVSVIFPDISERFSYLHRGTETLAFRVPDSVELRNFLRESGPVVAPSANPEGLKPAKTIDEARRYFERSADFFVDGGILSGEPSTLVRIEGEKCRLLRQGARKIPSSVVSL, from the coding sequence ATGATGAATGCTTCATTTTCGGAGGCTGCGCATTTGATTGCGCGTGGCGATATCGGTATTCTTCCGACTGATACGCTGTATGGATTTGTTGCATCAGCTCGATCTCCTCATGCTGTCGAGCGGCTTTATCGTGCGCGTGGACGAGATAAACGAAAACCTTGCATTGTTCTTATTGAGCAACTTGTTGATGTTGAGTACTTTGATGTTTCTTTTTCTCCTCAGGTTGAATTGATGCTGCAGAATTTCTGGCCGGGAGCAGTGAGTGTTATTTTTCCAGATATCTCTGAGCGATTCTCGTATCTTCACCGAGGAACAGAAACGCTTGCGTTTCGTGTTCCAGATTCCGTCGAGTTGCGGAATTTTCTTCGTGAGTCCGGACCGGTTGTCGCGCCGTCGGCAAATCCGGAGGGTTTGAAGCCGGCAAAAACAATTGATGAAGCGCGGCGGTATTTTGAAAGGTCGGCAGATTTTTTCGTTGATGGCGGGATACTCTCTGGAGAGCCTTCGACGCTTGTGCGGATTGAAGGCGAAAAATGCAGATTGCTTCGGCAGGGAGCGAGGAAAATTCCGTCATCAGTTGTGAGTTTGTAG
- the mraZ gene encoding division/cell wall cluster transcriptional repressor MraZ: MFIGEYTHSIDAKKRLSLPSKVRSELGGRIVVTRGLDQCLFVYPVKTWETLAEKLGSMPIGEAGTRSFVRLMLAGAVDTEVDSQGRILIPDYLREYAGLSKDVIVAGLWNRLEVWDESKWKHYKTEAESNSERIAEELGKMGAY, translated from the coding sequence ATGTTCATCGGCGAATATACCCACAGTATTGATGCGAAGAAACGACTCTCTCTTCCTTCGAAGGTGCGGAGCGAACTTGGGGGGCGGATTGTCGTGACGCGCGGACTTGATCAGTGTCTCTTTGTCTATCCGGTCAAAACGTGGGAAACGCTTGCTGAGAAGTTGGGTTCGATGCCAATTGGGGAAGCGGGGACGCGAAGCTTTGTGCGACTCATGCTCGCGGGAGCGGTCGATACGGAAGTGGATAGCCAGGGGCGCATACTGATACCAGACTATCTCAGGGAATATGCAGGACTCTCAAAAGACGTGATCGTCGCCGGACTCTGGAATCGACTCGAGGTATGGGATGAATCGAAATGGAAACACTACAAAACGGAGGCAGAAAGTAATTCGGAGCGTATCGCAGAAGAATTGGGGAAGATGGGAGCGTACTAG
- a CDS encoding replication-associated recombination protein A has protein sequence MVSKNMSESLKSHDTSIPLADRMRPRVLADIVGQEAVLGEGTLLRSAIGRRALPSLILWGPPGSGKTTLALLLAREFDAEFVQLSAVGSGVKELRAVFLSAEERKRSGGKTILFVDEVHRWNKSQQDALLPHVERGTITLIGATTENPSFEVNAALLSRVQVVVLAALGMEHIVDVLRRALGDVECGLGARQVMIGDDALQTIANVSGGDARAALNLLEAAASSSGAVDTARIRAIASRPHFAYDKDGEEHYHIISALHKSMRGNDANASLYWLARMLEAGEDPLYVARRLVRFASEDVGIANSQALPQAVAAFEACRMIGMPECAVNLAQTVVYLALSKKSNALYVGYEKARDDAQNFPREPVPLHLRNAPTKLMKDLAYGKDYKYTPDFNTPEDAEQEYFPERLRGKCYIRINGKKY, from the coding sequence ATGGTTTCAAAAAACATGAGCGAGTCTCTGAAATCTCACGATACATCTATACCGCTCGCAGATCGGATGCGGCCGCGGGTGCTTGCGGATATTGTTGGGCAAGAGGCGGTGCTTGGCGAGGGGACATTGCTCCGCTCGGCAATCGGGCGACGAGCACTCCCTTCACTTATCTTGTGGGGTCCGCCCGGTTCAGGTAAGACGACGCTTGCTCTTCTCTTGGCGAGAGAATTTGATGCGGAGTTTGTGCAACTTTCTGCAGTGGGGAGTGGTGTCAAGGAATTGCGTGCGGTGTTCTTGTCTGCAGAGGAGCGAAAGCGTTCGGGAGGCAAAACGATTCTCTTTGTCGATGAAGTGCATCGATGGAACAAGAGTCAACAGGATGCGCTCTTGCCGCATGTGGAGCGCGGGACGATTACGCTCATTGGCGCGACGACGGAGAATCCGAGCTTCGAAGTGAATGCCGCACTTCTCTCGAGAGTGCAGGTGGTGGTGCTTGCGGCACTGGGTATGGAACACATCGTGGATGTTTTGCGTCGCGCGCTTGGCGATGTGGAATGTGGACTTGGCGCGCGCCAAGTAATGATTGGAGATGATGCTCTCCAGACGATTGCGAATGTTTCGGGTGGTGATGCGCGAGCGGCGCTCAATTTGTTGGAGGCTGCCGCATCATCGTCGGGAGCAGTTGATACAGCGCGGATTCGTGCGATTGCGAGTCGTCCGCACTTTGCCTATGACAAGGATGGCGAGGAGCACTATCATATCATTTCCGCACTGCACAAATCGATGCGTGGCAATGATGCGAATGCGAGTTTGTACTGGCTTGCGCGAATGCTCGAAGCGGGTGAGGATCCGCTCTATGTTGCTCGGCGACTCGTGCGCTTCGCGTCTGAAGACGTCGGTATCGCCAATTCTCAGGCGCTTCCGCAGGCGGTTGCGGCATTTGAAGCGTGTCGGATGATCGGTATGCCGGAGTGTGCCGTGAATCTCGCGCAAACAGTCGTCTATCTTGCGCTTTCCAAGAAAAGCAATGCACTCTATGTGGGATATGAGAAGGCGCGCGATGATGCACAGAATTTTCCTCGTGAGCCAGTGCCACTTCATTTGCGCAATGCGCCGACGAAACTCATGAAAGATTTGGCATATGGAAAGGATTACAAGTATACGCCTGACTTCAACACTCCCGAAGACGCCGAGCAGGAATATTTCCCAGAACGACTTCGTGGGAAGTGCTATATCCGCATCAATGGCAAAAAGTATTGA
- a CDS encoding fibronectin type III domain-containing protein, which translates to MDEVSYGQGGGVSPGRAGVLSRFFRFLSAPEHRMTVFTIVFLAVALIVLVWFIAAKTSGEVADLHLSPSSTSATVGTPFNVDMSVDTHNNNVVAVKAVVEYNPANFSLLNIDTSTSAFSSGNTCVYNSKPCEIVVQDAANGKAIITLAKPTPGVNTASGKIATLQFRALQPIVPSSANITIQYVAYGNYTDSDVIFDDKLGTDILNSVTNTTVTASLEVPAGLAAPMKTATTVGLTWTAASANSTIVSYKIYRNGTQVGTSATPSYTDTGLAPLTAYAYRVSGVNGSGVESAQSSQVSATTLADTTAPSVPTDLSAIANGMDKVDLAWTASTDDVAVTEYQVYRCTGASCSNYTQIGTPSGTTYGDTGLTAETTYRYRIVAVDAAGNASAQGTQVSATTGQDTVAPTTPTGVSATAVSISQINLSWTASTDNIAVTGYKVYRCTGSGCSNYTQIGTPSGTTYNDTGLTTSTTYRYRVTALDARENESSQSSAVSSATNSDTSAPSVPTGLSGTATSMTTVDLSWTASTDNVGVAGYRVFRDGVQVGTTSAVSYSDTGLTKSTAYSYSVLAYDAAGNPSAQTAPVSVTTLSDTSAPSVPTGLSGTAVSMTAIDLSWTASTDNIAVTGYKVFRNGTQIADVTTGTTYSDTGLTQNTSYSYTVLAYDADGNSSAQTSGVSVKTLAKTYSLSDFTALVSVWLQSVTNNPSDVNSDGVVNTRDIGIMMSSWQ; encoded by the coding sequence ATGGATGAAGTTTCCTATGGGCAAGGAGGTGGCGTTTCGCCAGGAAGAGCAGGTGTGCTCTCCCGGTTTTTTCGTTTTCTCTCTGCACCGGAGCATCGCATGACCGTGTTTACGATTGTGTTCCTGGCGGTTGCACTCATTGTGCTTGTGTGGTTTATCGCAGCAAAGACATCGGGGGAAGTGGCGGATTTGCACTTGTCTCCATCATCGACTTCGGCGACCGTAGGGACGCCGTTCAATGTGGATATGAGTGTTGATACGCACAACAATAATGTGGTGGCAGTAAAGGCGGTAGTGGAGTATAACCCGGCAAATTTCTCGCTTCTCAACATAGATACGTCGACCTCCGCGTTTTCTTCGGGGAATACGTGTGTCTACAATAGCAAGCCGTGTGAGATTGTCGTGCAGGATGCGGCAAATGGCAAGGCAATTATTACACTTGCAAAGCCAACGCCAGGGGTGAATACGGCATCAGGAAAGATTGCGACGCTTCAATTCCGTGCATTGCAGCCAATTGTTCCTTCTTCGGCAAACATCACCATTCAGTATGTTGCCTATGGGAATTATACCGATTCGGACGTCATTTTTGATGATAAGCTTGGAACAGATATTTTGAATAGTGTGACGAATACCACTGTGACAGCATCTCTCGAAGTTCCTGCAGGACTTGCCGCGCCGATGAAGACTGCGACAACTGTTGGTCTCACCTGGACGGCGGCCTCGGCGAATTCAACGATTGTGAGTTATAAAATCTATCGAAATGGCACGCAAGTTGGAACGAGCGCGACGCCATCGTATACAGATACCGGACTCGCTCCTCTTACCGCCTATGCTTATCGCGTGAGTGGCGTGAATGGGAGTGGGGTTGAGTCGGCTCAATCGAGCCAGGTTTCAGCGACGACACTGGCTGATACAACGGCACCCTCTGTTCCTACGGATCTCTCAGCGATAGCAAACGGCATGGATAAAGTGGATCTTGCTTGGACGGCATCGACAGATGATGTTGCTGTGACGGAGTATCAGGTCTACCGTTGTACTGGAGCGAGCTGTTCGAATTATACCCAAATAGGGACGCCAAGCGGGACGACCTATGGCGATACGGGATTGACTGCTGAGACGACGTATCGGTATCGCATTGTGGCGGTTGATGCGGCAGGAAATGCTTCGGCACAAGGGACACAGGTGTCGGCAACGACCGGGCAAGACACAGTGGCGCCGACCACGCCAACGGGAGTTTCCGCAACAGCAGTATCTATTTCCCAGATTAATCTTTCTTGGACCGCTTCGACTGACAATATTGCGGTGACAGGATACAAGGTCTACCGTTGTACCGGATCGGGTTGTTCGAACTATACCCAAATAGGAACGCCAAGCGGGACCACCTACAATGATACAGGTTTGACTACGAGTACAACCTATCGATACCGAGTGACGGCGCTTGATGCACGAGAAAATGAATCGTCTCAATCATCAGCTGTTTCGTCGGCGACCAATTCCGACACATCTGCCCCCTCTGTCCCAACGGGACTCTCTGGCACAGCGACGTCTATGACGACTGTCGATCTCTCATGGACTGCTTCGACTGACAATGTTGGTGTAGCTGGCTATCGAGTGTTCCGTGACGGAGTACAGGTTGGGACGACCTCTGCGGTGTCCTACTCTGATACGGGTCTGACGAAATCAACCGCGTATTCTTACAGTGTGCTTGCCTATGATGCCGCAGGGAATCCATCGGCACAGACAGCTCCTGTCTCAGTGACGACGCTCAGTGATACGAGTGCACCTTCTGTTCCAACTGGACTCTCTGGTACAGCTGTTTCCATGACGGCTATTGATCTCTCCTGGACTGCTTCGACTGACAATATCGCAGTGACGGGCTATAAGGTCTTCCGTAATGGAACACAGATTGCGGATGTGACGACAGGTACGACGTATTCCGACACGGGTCTCACGCAGAATACAAGCTACTCATACACGGTGCTTGCCTATGATGCCGATGGCAATTCATCAGCGCAGACGAGTGGTGTATCTGTGAAGACGCTTGCCAAAACGTATTCTCTCTCGGACTTCACTGCCCTGGTGTCTGTCTGGCTCCAGAGTGTGACGAATAATCCGTCGGATGTGAATAGTGACGGTGTTGTGAATACGAGGGATATCGGTATCATGATGAGTAGTTGGCAGTAG
- a CDS encoding leucyl aminopeptidase produces MKYSFPKQESLVDGVVRICVVSAKEDDVVQSGEGRVDILLGVAEPEKMTRRKLVLLVRKGVMLAKARHAKRVVFSAADFYFLHLDISDRDLGELIATNMEMANFQFTEFLTEPEEGFAFVEQVSIVGASKSFQESIVRGTIIGEEVNACRRLANLPGGDVTPQTLADEARRVAKGKGIVVKILEEKDMVRLKMGGVLGVGKGSDVPAKFIIMEYRGGKKTEAPIVLVGKGVTFDTGGINLKPSESILGMNMDMSGGAAVIHSLALAARLGIRKNIVALVPAVENMPSGSSYRPGDILRSMSGKTIEVLNTDAEGRIILADALHYAKRYKPSLVIDVATLTGAALVALGERASAVFTRDQELEMKLREFGETSGDYVWPMPLWEEYDEEIRGTFGDVANLGRTKWGGAITAAAFLAQFATGYRWAHIDMAPRMTAIEGEFLAKGAAGAPVRLLLKIVEEM; encoded by the coding sequence ATGAAGTATTCATTTCCGAAACAGGAGAGTTTGGTGGATGGTGTCGTGCGCATCTGTGTGGTGTCTGCCAAAGAAGATGATGTGGTGCAGAGTGGAGAGGGGCGAGTGGATATTCTCCTGGGTGTCGCGGAGCCGGAAAAAATGACCCGGCGGAAGCTTGTGCTCTTGGTGCGGAAGGGAGTGATGCTTGCAAAGGCAAGGCATGCAAAGCGGGTTGTGTTTTCTGCAGCGGACTTTTACTTTCTTCACCTTGATATTTCCGACCGTGACTTGGGAGAGCTGATCGCGACGAATATGGAGATGGCGAATTTTCAGTTTACGGAATTTCTCACTGAGCCGGAAGAGGGCTTTGCATTTGTAGAGCAGGTGTCGATTGTCGGTGCGTCGAAATCATTTCAAGAGAGCATTGTTCGCGGCACAATAATTGGGGAAGAGGTGAATGCTTGCCGGCGACTTGCTAATCTCCCTGGTGGTGATGTGACTCCGCAGACGCTCGCTGATGAGGCGCGTCGTGTGGCAAAGGGAAAAGGCATTGTGGTAAAGATTTTGGAAGAGAAGGATATGGTGCGACTCAAAATGGGTGGTGTACTTGGCGTTGGGAAAGGATCGGATGTGCCGGCGAAGTTTATCATCATGGAGTATCGCGGTGGCAAAAAAACTGAAGCGCCTATAGTACTTGTCGGGAAGGGAGTCACATTTGATACGGGTGGTATCAATCTCAAGCCGTCGGAATCTATATTGGGGATGAATATGGATATGTCCGGTGGCGCGGCAGTTATCCACTCGCTGGCACTTGCGGCGCGTCTGGGTATTCGGAAGAACATCGTCGCATTGGTTCCGGCAGTTGAGAATATGCCGTCGGGATCGAGTTATCGACCGGGAGATATTCTTCGTTCGATGAGTGGCAAGACTATCGAAGTGTTGAATACCGATGCTGAGGGGCGCATTATTCTTGCTGATGCGCTTCATTATGCAAAGCGATATAAGCCATCCTTGGTTATCGATGTGGCAACATTGACTGGCGCGGCGCTTGTTGCCTTGGGTGAACGCGCATCGGCGGTTTTTACGCGCGATCAGGAGCTTGAAATGAAACTCCGGGAATTTGGCGAGACATCCGGAGACTATGTGTGGCCGATGCCTCTGTGGGAAGAATACGACGAGGAGATAAGGGGGACATTTGGTGACGTGGCGAATCTTGGGCGGACGAAGTGGGGTGGAGCGATTACGGCGGCAGCATTTCTTGCGCAGTTTGCGACCGGTTATCGCTGGGCGCATATCGACATGGCGCCTCGCATGACGGCAATTGAAGGAGAATTCCTTGCCAAAGGTGCGGCGGGCGCGCCTGTGCGACTTCTTCTTAAAATTGTGGAAGAGATGTGA
- the xth gene encoding exodeoxyribonuclease III: protein MKQTISLVSWNVNGIRAAERKGFVEWIEKGEYDIVLVQETKVSHPDQLSEKLRTPRGYESFWHVASEKKGYSGVAVYSKEAPIEVKTDFGKTLLSKEGRIIEVEYPSFTLLNIYFPNGGSGEERLRYKLEFYREFLQHVLELRDLGKNVIFCGDVNTAHTEYDLARPKENAGVSGFLPVEREWIDQLVERGFIDTFRMFHEGNGYYTWWDMKTRARDRNVGWRLDYFFVDEKLQKRVVNANILSDVLGSDHCPVMLELRV from the coding sequence ATGAAGCAAACTATCTCTCTTGTTTCATGGAATGTAAACGGGATTCGGGCGGCGGAACGGAAGGGATTTGTCGAATGGATAGAGAAGGGTGAATACGATATTGTCTTAGTGCAGGAGACGAAGGTTTCGCATCCGGATCAGTTGTCTGAGAAGCTTCGTACGCCACGTGGATACGAATCGTTTTGGCATGTGGCGTCTGAGAAGAAAGGTTATAGCGGTGTCGCGGTGTATTCGAAGGAGGCGCCTATTGAGGTGAAGACGGATTTTGGAAAGACGCTCCTTTCGAAGGAAGGTCGCATTATCGAAGTCGAGTATCCGTCCTTTACGCTTCTCAATATCTATTTCCCCAATGGCGGATCGGGCGAGGAGCGACTGCGATATAAGTTGGAATTTTATCGGGAATTTTTGCAGCATGTGCTTGAACTGCGTGACTTGGGGAAAAATGTTATTTTCTGTGGCGATGTGAATACGGCGCACACTGAATACGACCTCGCTCGTCCTAAGGAAAATGCTGGTGTATCTGGATTCTTGCCAGTTGAGCGCGAGTGGATTGATCAGCTTGTCGAACGTGGTTTCATTGATACATTTCGGATGTTTCATGAAGGGAATGGATACTATACGTGGTGGGATATGAAGACGCGTGCGCGCGATCGAAATGTCGGCTGGCGCTTGGATTATTTCTTTGTCGACGAGAAATTGCAGAAGCGAGTTGTGAATGCAAATATTCTCTCTGATGTCCTTGGGTCCGATCATTGTCCGGTGATGTTGGAACTTCGCGTATGA
- a CDS encoding MiaB/RimO family radical SAM methylthiotransferase, producing MPRYFLKTFGCQQNVADSERIASFYESRGLEAAESEEDADTIVINTCVVRERAAEKVFGLIRNLAHLKEKNPNLAFVITGCLIGAASREPSGKMMQSLRARLPDVEFLPLEEVGFEYSPKRAMGRLASIPISNGCNNFCTFCIVPFSRGRERSRTFGDIVDEVRAAVACGRDEILLLGQNVNSYGADLLMDALGGRAESFRLPNGDEVKPTMVKHLNRHRIPTLFPQLLEEVAMVPGVTNVSFVSSNPWDFSDDLIAVIARNENIDRLLHLPVQSGSDDVLKRMNRWYSREEYLGLIDRIRKCIPGARFTTDIIVGFPGETREDFEATLDLAKRARFEKSYTARYSPRPGTAASKFLDDVPYEEKKRRWKELDSLVNKK from the coding sequence ATGCCTCGATATTTTCTCAAAACTTTTGGATGTCAGCAAAATGTTGCGGACAGTGAGCGGATTGCGTCGTTCTATGAATCACGCGGACTTGAAGCCGCAGAGTCCGAAGAAGACGCCGATACAATTGTAATCAATACCTGCGTTGTTCGTGAGAGGGCGGCGGAGAAAGTGTTTGGACTGATCCGAAATCTCGCGCATCTCAAAGAAAAGAATCCAAATCTTGCCTTTGTGATTACCGGGTGCCTTATTGGGGCGGCGAGTCGCGAGCCGTCGGGAAAGATGATGCAATCGCTTCGAGCGCGATTGCCGGATGTGGAGTTCTTGCCATTAGAAGAGGTTGGTTTTGAATATTCTCCGAAGCGTGCAATGGGACGACTTGCATCAATTCCTATTTCAAACGGATGTAATAATTTTTGCACGTTTTGCATTGTTCCGTTTTCGCGCGGGCGGGAACGATCCCGAACATTTGGAGACATTGTGGATGAAGTGCGGGCGGCAGTCGCATGCGGGCGAGATGAAATCTTGCTTCTCGGACAAAATGTCAATTCCTATGGCGCGGATCTTTTGATGGACGCGCTGGGTGGGAGGGCAGAATCGTTTCGATTGCCAAATGGCGATGAGGTGAAACCGACTATGGTGAAGCATTTGAATCGTCATCGGATTCCAACGCTCTTCCCGCAATTGCTTGAGGAGGTTGCGATGGTTCCGGGCGTTACGAATGTGTCATTTGTCTCCTCGAATCCGTGGGACTTTTCGGATGATCTCATCGCAGTGATTGCGAGGAATGAAAATATCGATCGACTGCTTCATCTGCCGGTGCAGTCGGGGAGTGATGATGTTTTGAAGCGGATGAATCGCTGGTATTCCCGAGAAGAATACCTGGGATTGATTGATCGGATTCGCAAGTGTATTCCAGGGGCGCGTTTTACGACGGATATTATCGTGGGATTCCCAGGAGAAACGCGCGAAGACTTCGAGGCAACACTTGATCTTGCGAAGCGAGCTCGATTTGAGAAAAGTTATACCGCTCGGTACTCTCCACGCCCGGGGACGGCGGCGTCAAAATTTCTGGACGATGTCCCGTACGAAGAAAAGAAACGTCGTTGGAAAGAGCTTGATTCTCTTGTTAATAAGAAGTGA
- the rsmH gene encoding 16S rRNA (cytosine(1402)-N(4))-methyltransferase RsmH, whose translation MSETIHIPVMPKEVLEGLKVHEGDTVVDATLGGGGHALLVLEKILPNGTLFACDQDGEAIERFRSRLDRDAEYTDLMRNGRIEFIYRKFSDIGEALRERGVSQVSAVFADLGLSSDQLEDAQRGFSLLREGPLDMRFDRDGGETAGDIVNSWDDRELSRIFREYGDVRDAERVVRAIVRRRREGRFETTIELAEFVKNISRDRHASIHPATKVFQALRMAVNREQESLETFLKDAIGLLKKGGRIAVLSFHSGEERTVKRIFAEDARGCVCPKEFPVCRCGRKARLRLVTRRAIVPHNEECLRNPRARSAKLRVAERI comes from the coding sequence ATGTCTGAAACGATTCATATTCCAGTGATGCCGAAGGAAGTGCTTGAGGGGTTGAAGGTGCATGAAGGAGATACGGTTGTGGACGCCACTCTGGGGGGAGGCGGGCACGCCCTCCTCGTTCTGGAGAAGATTCTTCCGAACGGCACGCTCTTTGCTTGTGATCAAGATGGAGAGGCAATTGAGCGATTTCGTTCTCGTCTTGATCGAGATGCGGAATATACCGATTTGATGCGAAATGGTCGGATCGAGTTCATTTATAGGAAGTTCTCGGATATCGGGGAGGCGCTCCGAGAGCGAGGTGTCTCTCAAGTATCGGCGGTGTTTGCCGATCTCGGGCTTTCATCGGATCAGCTAGAAGATGCTCAGCGCGGATTCTCCCTTCTTCGGGAAGGACCACTCGATATGCGATTTGATCGCGATGGTGGTGAGACGGCTGGCGATATCGTGAATAGCTGGGATGACCGGGAGTTGTCTCGAATATTTCGTGAATACGGCGATGTTCGGGATGCGGAGAGAGTAGTGCGCGCGATTGTTCGACGCCGTAGAGAGGGACGGTTTGAGACGACGATAGAGCTTGCGGAGTTTGTGAAAAATATTTCTCGGGATCGGCACGCGTCGATTCATCCGGCAACAAAAGTGTTTCAGGCACTTCGCATGGCAGTGAATCGAGAGCAAGAATCACTCGAAACGTTTCTGAAAGATGCTATTGGTCTTTTGAAAAAAGGTGGCAGGATAGCGGTGCTTTCGTTCCACTCCGGCGAGGAGCGGACGGTGAAGCGGATATTCGCGGAAGACGCCAGGGGATGTGTCTGTCCGAAGGAATTTCCGGTCTGCCGGTGCGGAAGGAAGGCGCGGCTTCGCCTTGTTACGAGGCGAGCGATTGTGCCTCATAACGAAGAATGTCTTCGGAATCCGCGCGCACGAAGTGCAAAATTGCGCGTTGCGGAAAGAATCTGA